The DNA segment TGGCGTCGAGCGCCTTGCCGTCGTTGTAGCAGACCGCCTCGGAGTGCACCGAGTCCTTGCCGACGGTGATCGTCGCGGTGGGCGTCGGCTTGTCGCAGGCGGACAGGACGAGCAGTCCGGCGGCAACGGCGCCGGCGGCGGCGACGGCGCGGCGGCGCCGCGCGACGCGGTGTACTTCAGCGGCTTCGCCGCGGGGCAGCGTGGTCATGGTCGAAAGATTATCGGTCGCCCGGAGCCGTCCGCCCACGCGGGGTGCGGCGTGCCCGGTTCGTTACGCCAGTCGTGTCCGCGACAACCGAAGCGTGTCCCGGTTCGTCACGCCACCTGCCCCTTTACGACACCGCCCCGCCACACCGCCCCGCCACTCCGGAGCGCCCGCTCCGGAGCGCCCGCTCACGCCACCCGGGCGCGGGGCCGGCCGCCGTACCGCGCGGAGGCGATCAGACCGCGCAGGGTGCTCAGCCAGCCCACCGCCACGAACGCGGCGCCGGCCAGCAGCCCCACCGTGCCGTTGAGCGGCATCACGATGCCCACCGCGCCGCCGAACACCCACGCCATCTGGAGCAGCGTCTCGGAGCGGGCGAAGGCGGAGCTGCGCACCAGTTCCGGCACGTCCCGCTGGATCAGCGCGTCCAGCGCCAGCTTGGCCAGCGCCTGCGCGAACCCGGCGACCGCCGCCAGACAGGTCACCAGGACCGCCCCGAAGAACGCCGCGGCCACGAGCGCCATGCCCAGCGCCGCCGCGACGACGGTCACGATGATGATCTCCGGCGCCCGTGATCTGAGCCACGCGCCCACCGCCGTGCCCAGCGCGTTTCCCGCGCCGGCCGCGACGCCCACCAGCCCCAGCGAGACCACCGCGCTCCGGCCGCCGAGCGGATGCTCGCGCAGCAGGAAGGCGAGGAAGAAGATCAGGAAGCCGGACAGGCAGCGCAGGGCCGCGTTGGCGCCGAGGGCGTGGGTCACGGCGGGCCCGACCGTGCGCAGCCCGGGCCGCTTCACCTTGGTCCTCGGCAGCCGCGTCTCCTCGGCGGCGAGCAGCGCCGGCGCCTCGCCGCGGGCGGAGTCCACCTTGGGCGGCAGCGAGAAGGACAGCGCCGTGCCCGCGGCGAAGATCACGGAGGCGCCGTACAGCGGCCAGGGATCGCCGAGCCGGTGCAGTCCCGCGGCGATCGGCGCGGCCACCCCGGTGGCCAGCAGCCCGGCCAGGGTGACCCGGGAGTTGGCCTTCACCAGCGAGAACAGCGGTGGCAGCAGCCGCGGTACGACGGCGCTGCGCACCACGCCGTACGCCTTGGAGGCCACCAGCACGCCGAGCGCGGCGGGATACAGCTCCAGGCTCCCGGTCGCCACCGCGCCCGAGATCAGCAGGGCGAGCAGCACCCGCGCCAGCATGGCCGCCGCCATCGCGGCCCGGCGCCCGTGCGGGAGCCGGTCGAGGAGCGGGCCGATGACCGGGGCGAGGACGGTGAACGGCGCCATGGTGATCGCCAGGTACAGCGCGACCCGCCCGCGCGCCTCGTCGGTCGGCACGGAGAAGAAGACCGTGGAGGCGAGCGCCACGGTGATCATGACGTCCCCGGCGCCGTTCACCGCGTGCAGTTCGATCAGCTTGCCGAGGCCCGACTCGCCCGCGCCGTGCGCGTGTGTGACCCGGCGGATACCGCGCGCGGCGCCGGTGACGGGCAGGTGCAGGGCACGCCCGACGGACCGGGCGGCACCGCCCACCCGGCGCGCACCGCCCCCCGAACGCCACGCCTGTCCGCGGTTGCCACGAGGTTCATAGTGCCCCGAGATGCCGCCGGATAGTGCGGATAGGGCACGTATGGCGGCGAACCGCGCCCGCCGAGGGGGCGGAAGGAGCGGGTGAAGTGGGGGAGAATGCCGCCGAGCGGCAATGAATCCTGTTCGGTGTAGCGTGCGTATCTCAGCCATAACGCAGAATGGATGGCAGAGGTGCGCCCGAGCGCGCGGATGATGCAGACGTCGATGCGGTCCTGAGGTCCGCTCCGTCGGCCAACCCGCCTAAGGCAGCCGCCTGGACGAGACGGCGTAGGAGAGAAGCGATACCTGTGAGCGCAGCGACAACGCGAAGCCGCACCCCCGACCGCCTGTGCGCCGAGGCGGTCGACCTCGCCCGTGCTGCAGCCGAGGAGGCTGCCGCACCCGGTGTGGTCGGCGAGCACTCCGGGTGCGTCTCCGAAGGCGACCGTGTTGTCACGCACTTCTTCGCGTGCAAGGAACCGGGCTACCGGGGCTGGCGCTGGGCCGTGACCGTGGCCCGCGCCTCCCGCGCCAAGATCGTCACACTGGACGAGGTGGTGCTGCTCCCCGGCCGGGACGCGCTGCTGGCGCCGGAGTGGGTGCCGTGGAGCGAGCGGCTGCGGCCCGGCGACCTCGGACCCGGCGATCTGCTCCCCACCGACCAGGACGACCTGCGTCTGGAACCGGGCTACGCCGGCGACGACCAGCCGCCGGCCGACTCCGCGGTGTCGGAGGAGATGGCGGAGCTGGCGGAGGCCGAGGACGCGGACGTGAGTCCGGGCGCGCCGGCCGTCCAGCCGACGGTGCCCATGCGGGGCTCCATCGCCTCGGTCGCCGAGGAACTGGGCATGCGCAGAGCACGCGTTCTGTCCCGTTACGGCCTGCACAGCGCCGCCGACCGCTGGGAGGAGTCGTTCGGACCGAAGACGCCGATGGCCCAGGCGGCGCCGGCCACCTGTCTGACCTGTGGCTTCCTCGCGCCCATCGGCGGCTCGCTGGGCCAGGCGTTCGGGGTGTGCGCCAACGAGTTCGCCCCGGCGGACGGCCGGGTGGTCTCCCTCGCCTACGGCTGCGGCGGCCACTCCGAGGCGGCGGTCATGCCCAAGCCCCCGCAGCCGGCCGCGCCGGTCATCGACGAGACCCGGGTGGAGCCCTTCCCGCTGCACCCCGCCCGCGACTCCGGCTCGGTGCCGGAGACGGCGGACGAGGAGACGGCGGAACTGGGCCACTCGTGACCCCGGTCCGCCTCGCGCGGGACTCGGATCTCCCCGGGTTCCTCGCCCTGGCGGCAGAGGTGGAGCACTGGTTCGGCCCGATGGTGGACGATCCCGGTTTCACCGAGGCCGTGGAGCGGAGCATCGGCCGCGGCGCGGCGCTGGTGGCCCAGGCCGCGTCCGGGGAGCTCCTGGGCGCCCTCCTCTTCGGCGGCAACCCCCCGGTGCACCAGGTGCACTGGCTGGTCGTCACGGAACGGGCCCGGGGCGAGGGCGTGGGCCGCGCCCTGCTGGCCGACGCGATCCACCGCTTCGTCCGGCCCCCGGCCACCATCGAGGTGGTCACCTTCGGCCCGGACCACCCCGGCGCGGCGGCGAGCGGCGCCCGTGCCTTCTACGAGACCCTCGCCTTCACCCCGGCCGAAGCGGCCGCCCCGGGCCCGGAGGGCGGTTCCCGCCAGGTGTACCGCCGGACGCTGGCCTGACGGGCGAGGCGTGCCGACGGGTGGGGCGCGGGACGGTCCGACGGGCCACGCGCACCCCGCTCACCGCCGCCCGCCCCCTCACCCACCCGCCCCACACCCCACTCACCACCACCCCCGCCCCGCCAAGTGGATTGCGCGGGTAGGCGGGAAACCGGGATGTCGGCGAGGCGCTGTACCTTCTTCCTCACGTCGACGAGGAGTGTGAACGTGAGCAGCAAGTACGTGCGGCCGGCGGCCGAGGGTGCCGATCCCTTCGGGACGGCCCGGCTGCGTCGCGGTGTCATCGACGCCTGGGCCACCAGCCCCGCCCGCTTCCGCGAGGACGCCAACGCCGAGGAGGACCTCGTCCTGGGCGGCTACCGGGACCGCCTGGTGATCGAGCTGGCGCAGAACGCCGCCGACGCCGCCGCCCGCGCCCGCGTGCCGGGCCGGCTGCGCCTCACCCTGCGCGACGGCGTGCTGATCGCGGCCAACACCGGCGCCCCGCTGGACGCGACCGGCGTCGAGTCGCTGTCCACGCTGCGCGCCTCCGCCAAGCGCGACGCCGACTCCACGCACGGCTCCGTCGGCCGCTTCGGCGTCGGTTTCGCCGCCGTCCTCTCGGTCACCGACGAGCCCGCCGTCGTCGGCCGGCACGGCGGCGTCCGCTGGTCCCTCGCCGAGTCGCGCGAGCTGGCCGCCGACGCCGCCCGGCACAGCCCCGGACTCGGTGACGAGGTCCGGCGCCGCGCGGGCCATGTCCCGCTGCTCCGGCTGCCCTTCGCCGCCGAGGGCACCGCCCCCGACCCGTACGACACCGCCGTCATCCTGCCGCTGCGCGACGCGGCCGCCGCCGGCCTCGCCGAGCGCCTGCTCGACGCCGTGGACGACGCGCTCCTCCTCACCCTCCCGGGTCTGGCGGAGGTCGTCATCGAGATCGGCGACGACGCGCCCCGCACCCTGCGCCGCGGCACCGAGGGCGCCGTCACCGTCGTAGCGGATTCCCGGGAGGGCACCACCCGCTGGCGCACCGCCTCCGCGCACGGGCCGCTCACCCCGGAGCTGCTCGCCGACCGGCCGGTGGAGGAGCGGCTGCGGCCCCACTGGTCGGTGACCTGGGCCGTCCCCACCGACGAGCAGGGGCGCCCGGCGCGGCCCCGCACGTCCCCCGTCGTGCACGCCCCCACGCCCAGCGACGAACCCCTCGGCGTGCCCGCCCTCCTCATCGCCTCCTTCCCGCTCGACACCACCCGCCGGCACACCGCGCCCGGCCCGCTGACCGACTTCCTGGTGCGCCGCGCGGCCGACGTGTACACCGAACTGCTCGCCGGCTGGCGCCCGGTGACCGAGGCCGCCGTCGATCTCGTGCCCGGCCCGCTGGGCAAGGGCGAACTGGACGGCGCGCTGCGCCAGGCCCTCCTGGAGCGGCTGCCGCGCACCGCGTTCCTGCCGCCCGCGCTGCCCGGCGACGGCGGCGAGGACGAGCTGCCCGAGGCGCTTCGGCCCCGGGACGCGGAGATCGTGGAGGGCGCGGGCGCCGAGACCGTGCGGGTGCTCGCCGAGGTGCTGCCCACCCTGCTGCCCGCCGGTCTGGAGCGCCGCGCCGAGCTGCGCGCCCTCGGCGTCGCCCGGCTCCCGCTCGCCGACGCCGTCGACCGGCTCGCGGGCCTGGAGAAGGACCCCGACTGGTGGTGGCGGCTCTACGACAGCCTCGCGGGCGTGGACGTGGAGCGGCTCTCGGGCCTGCCGGTACCGCTCGCCGGGGGCGCCTCCCAGGCTTTCGGCTCCGGAGCAGGCCGTACGGCCATCGGCCCGCGCCAGGTGCTGCTGCCCACCCCCGACGGCGCCCGGCTCGACGCGGACGTGCTCGCCCGGCTCGGCCTGAAGGTCGCCCACGAGGACGCCGCCCATCCGCTGCTGGAGAAGCTCGGCGCGCTGCCCGCCACCCCGCGCGCGGTGCTCACCACCCCCCAGGTGCGGGCCGCCGTCGCCGCCTCCCTGGACGACGGGGGCGCCCTCGGCTGGGAGGAGGACGCCCTGGACGCGGAGGAACTCGCCGACACCGTCCTCGCCTTGGTGCGGGACGCGGGCCTGGCACCCGGTGACGAGCCCTGGCTCGGCGCCCTCGCGCTGCCCGACGAGGACGGCGAACTCGCCCCCGCCGGCGAGCTGGTGTTCCCCGGCAGCCCCTTCGCCCGGGTGATCCGCGAGGACGAACTGGCGGCCGTCGAGCAGGAGTTGGCGGACAAGTGGGGCGAACAGCCGCTGACCGCCTGCGGGGTGCTCGCCACCTTCGCCCTGGTGCGCGCCACCGACGTCGTCCTCGACCCGGACGAACTGGAGCCCCGCGAGGGCGACTTCGCCGAACCGGACGACGCCGGACTGCTGGACGCCGTGGACGTGTGGTGCGAGGACATCCTCGACCGCTTCCCGGACAGCCCCGTCCCCCCGGTCGCCACCGAACTCGTCGCCGTCCGCGACCTCGACCTCGTGGACGACGACCACTGGCCCGAGGCCCTCGCCCTGCTCGCCCGCCCGCCGCTGCGCGACGCCCTCACCCAGCCGGTGCGCGTCCTGCTGCCCGACGGCACCCACGAGGTCGTACGGCCGTACACCGCCTGGTGGCTGCGCGGGCACCCGGTGCTGGACGGCCGGCGCCCCGCGGGCCTCCTCGCCGCCGGCGGCGATCCGCTGCTGCGCGGCCTGTACGACGAGGCCGACGCCACCGGGTTCGAGGACGAACAGGTACTGCGCGCCCTCGGCGTACGGACCTCGGTGGGCGCCCTGCTGGACGAGCCCGGCGGCGCCGCCGAACTCCTGGGCCGGCTCGCCGACCCGGACCGCCCGGTCACCGGCACCCAACTGCACGGCCTGTACGGTGCGTTGGCCGACACCGATCCGGAACAGGTCACCCTGCCGGACGAGGTGCGGGCCGTGAGGGACGGGCGGGTGACGGTGGTGGACGCCGCCGACGCCGTGGTCGTCGACTCCCCGGACCTGCTGCCCTTCACCTCCGGCGTGCCCCTGCTGCCCGTACGGCCCGCGCGCGCCGCCGAGTTGGCCGAACTGTTCCAGGTGCGCCGGCTCAGCGAGTCCGTCACCGGCGAGGTGCACTCCGAGGGCGCCGAGCACGACGTACCGGACCCGGTGCGGGTGCTCCTCGGCCCGCGCACCCCCGAGACGTACGTCGAGCACGACGAACTGGTCGTGGACGGCGTGGAGATCGACTGGCGGCTCACCGACGACGGGGTGCTGCACGCGGCCACCCTGGAGGGCGTGGCCGCCGGACTCGCCTGGGCGGCCCGGCAGTGGCCGCGCCGCTTCGAGGTCGCCGCCCTCCTGGAGGACCCGTCCCGGACGGAGGAGCTGGCCCGGGACCGCTGGTTCGACTGACCTCCAGAGGTCTCTCACGAAATTCACACGTCCCGTACAACCGTTGCCCTGCCCGCGTTGTCTGATCTTCAGGAGTCGTCCGGCTCCCGTCTACTTCGTACGCAGGGGAACCGCACATGCGTATTCGTGCCACCGTGGCCGCCGTCTCCGGCGCCCTGGCCCTCTCCGCCCTCGCCCTGCCCGCGGCGCACGCCGCCGGGCAGGAGCGGGTGCCCGCGGGGAACTCCGCGAGCAAGGCCGCCCACGCCGCCCACCCGGGCCGCGCGGCCTTCGCCGTCGCCGCCTCGGGCACGCCCTACCAGCTGAACGCCACCTTCTCCGCCGTGAAGGTGAACAACGGCAAGAACATCGCCGCCGGCACCACCAACGTCGTCAAGGTGCCCGTCTCCTTCACGCTGACGCACGGCACCGAGGTCAACATCCACGCCAAGGACTTCGTCGCGGCCATCGAGCTGTACCGCGGCACCTCCTTCGACGACTCGATCTTCTACTTCGACAGCACGGTCTCGGCCTGCACGGACACCTCCAAGACGGTGGCCTCCTGCAAGGCCACCGTGGCCATCGACCCGACCGAGCTGCTCAGCGAGGACGCCGGCGCCTGGAAGGCCGCCGCCTACGCCGTCGCGTTCAACGGCCAGAACCCCAGCAAGCCGGCCGACATGACCAAGGTGGGCGTGGCCGTCAAGGACCCGACCAACTCCTACAGCCTCCAGCGCTGGGCGACCCTGAACACCGACGCCGCCCCGGAGCCGGTGAAGAAGGGCAAGACCGTCACGGTCTCCGGCAAGCTGGCCCGCGCGGACTGGGAGGACGGCAAGTACCACGGCTACGCCGGCCAGTCCGTCAAGCTCCAGTTCCGCAAGAGCGGCTCCAGCACGTACACCACGCTGAAGACCGTCAAGACGAACTCCACGGGCGCTCTGAAGACCACGACCACCGCCACGGTCGACGGCTACTTCCGCTACGCCTTCGCGGGCACCACGACCACCCCGGCGACCACCGCCACGGGTGACTACGTCGACGTGAAGTAAGCGTCGCGGCAAGCCGGTGACGCGGGCCCCGCTAGGCGGGGAAGCGGCGGTCGACCCACTTCCACAGGAACTCCAGGGCGGCCGCCGCCACCACCGACACCGCCACCGCCGTCCACGGCATGGCGAGCCCCACCAGGCGTACCGCGAAGAAGTCCTGGAGCGCCGGGACGACCAGCACCAGCAGGAACGCCAGCGCCATCGAGGCCACCAGCACCACCCGCCACCAGGTGTAGGGCCGGGCGACGATCGACAGCACCCACATGGAGATCAGGAACAGGGTCAGCGTGGCCGCGCTGGTCTCCGCCGCCAGCTGGCCGGGCCCCGTGTAGTAGTGCCGGGCGATCAGGTACGTCACGAAGGTCGCCACCCCCGCCACCACGCCGCCCGGGATCGAGTACCGCATCACCTGGTGCACGAAGTGCGGTCTGGCCCGCTCGTTGTTGGGCGCCAGCGCCAGGAAGAAGGCCGGGACGCCGATGGTGAGCGTGGACAGCAGGGTCAGATGGCGCGGCAGGAACGGGTACTCCACCTGCCAGCAGACCACCAGCACCGCCAGCAGGACCGAGTAGACCGTCTTCACCAGGAACAGCGTCGCCACCCGCGTGATGTTGCCGATCACCCGGCGGCCCTCGCCGACCACCGACGGCAGGCTCGCGAAGCTGTTGTCCAGCAGCACGATCTGCGCCACCGCCCGGGTCGCCTCCGAGCCCGAGCCCATGGCCACCCCGATGTCGGCGTCCTTGAGGGCGAGCACGTCGTTCACGCCGTCGCCGGTCATCGCCACCGTGTGCCCGCGCGACTGGAGCGCGCCCACCATGTCCCGCTTCTGCTGCGGGGTGACCCGCCCGAAGACCGTGCCCTCGTCCAGCACCTGGGCCATCTCCGCCGTGTCCTCGGGCAGCCGCCGCGCGTCCGTCGCCGTCCCGTCCAGGCCCAGCTTGGCCGCGACCGCGCCGACCGAGACCGCGTTGTCCCCGGAGATGACCTTGGCCGAAACCCGCTGGTCGGCGAAGTAGCGCAGGGTGTCGGCCGCGTCCGGGCGCAGCCGCTGTTCGAGGACGACCAGGGCGGTCGGGCGGGCGCCCTTGGCCGGCGCGGCGTCGTCCAGGTCCCGGCGGGCCCGCGCCAGCAGCAGCACCCGCAGCCCCTGCTCGTTGAGCCGCTCGGTCTCCGCGAGCGCCGGGTCGTCGGCGCCGAGCAGCACGTCCGGGGCGCCCAGCAGCCAGGTGCTGGTCTCCCCGTCGCCCTCGCTGAACGCGGCCCCGCTGTACTTGCGGGCCGAGGAGAAGGGGAGCGACTCGACGCAGCGCCACTCCTCGTTGTCCGGGTAGGCGTCGATGATCGCCTGGAGCGAGGCGTTGGGCCGGGGATCGGACTCGCCGAGCGCGCCGAGCACCTTGCGCACGTACGACTCCTGCGCGCCGTCGAGCGTGCGCAGCTCGGTGACGTCCATGCCGCCCTCGGTGAGCGTGCCGGTCTTGTCCAGGCAGACGGTGTCCACACGGGCGAGGCCCTCGATCGCGGGCAGCTCCTGCACCAGGCACTGCTTGCGGCCGAGCCGGATGACCCCGATCGCGAAGGCCACCGACGTGAGCAGCACCAGGCCCTCCGGGACCATCGGCACGATGCCGCCGATGGTGCGGGCGACCGCGCCCTTGAGGTCGTCGTTCTTGACCACGAGCTGGGTGACGACCAGGCCGATCGCGGCCGGGACCATCATCCAGGTGACGTACTTGAGGATCGTGGAGATACCGGTGCGCAGCTCGGAGTGGACGAGGGTGAAGCGCGACGCCTCCTCGGCGAGCTTGACGGCGTACGCCCCCCGGCCCACCTTGGTCGCGGCGAAGGCCCCGCCGCCCGCGACCACGAAGCTGCCGGACATCACCGGATCGCCCGGCCGCTTGACCACCGGGTCGGCCTCGCCGGTGAGCAGCGACTCGTCGATCTCCAGCCCGTCGGCCTCCGCGCACGCCCCGTCCACGACGATCTTGTCGCCCGGCCCGATCTCGATCAGGTCGTCCAGGACGATCTCGTCGGTGCCGATCTCCACGGCCTCGCCGTCCCGGCGCACCGTCGGCCGGGCCTCCCCGATCACCGCGAGCGAGTCCAGGGTCTGCTTGGCCCGCCACTCCTGGACGATGCCGATGCCGGTGTTGGCGAGGATCACGAACCCGAACAGACTGTCCTGGATCGGCGCGACGAACAGGGTGATCACCCACAGCACGCCGATGATCGCGTTGAACCGGGTGAACACGTTCGCCCGGACGATCTCCCCGAGCGAGCGGCTGCTGCGCACGGGGACGTCGTTGACCTGGCCACGCGCCCGGCGCTCCGCGACCTCCGCGCCGGTCAGCCCCGTTGCCCGGGTTCTGGGCAGGGCCACCGGGTGCACCGGATCGAGTTCGGCGCCGGCGTCTATATGGCTCATGTATCCGACGTTACGTGGCCTTTGCGTGGCCGCCCACCCGGCCTTCCGGTGACGGCGTGGGGCCGTCCGGACCCGGGGGCCGCTCCACGGGAGTCTCCGGGACTACTCCACAGGGGTGGATTCCGGCCGCTCCCGCGCCGCCCGCTTGAG comes from the Streptomyces sp. SUK 48 genome and includes:
- a CDS encoding molecular chaperone Hsp90 — its product is MSARRCTFFLTSTRSVNVSSKYVRPAAEGADPFGTARLRRGVIDAWATSPARFREDANAEEDLVLGGYRDRLVIELAQNAADAAARARVPGRLRLTLRDGVLIAANTGAPLDATGVESLSTLRASAKRDADSTHGSVGRFGVGFAAVLSVTDEPAVVGRHGGVRWSLAESRELAADAARHSPGLGDEVRRRAGHVPLLRLPFAAEGTAPDPYDTAVILPLRDAAAAGLAERLLDAVDDALLLTLPGLAEVVIEIGDDAPRTLRRGTEGAVTVVADSREGTTRWRTASAHGPLTPELLADRPVEERLRPHWSVTWAVPTDEQGRPARPRTSPVVHAPTPSDEPLGVPALLIASFPLDTTRRHTAPGPLTDFLVRRAADVYTELLAGWRPVTEAAVDLVPGPLGKGELDGALRQALLERLPRTAFLPPALPGDGGEDELPEALRPRDAEIVEGAGAETVRVLAEVLPTLLPAGLERRAELRALGVARLPLADAVDRLAGLEKDPDWWWRLYDSLAGVDVERLSGLPVPLAGGASQAFGSGAGRTAIGPRQVLLPTPDGARLDADVLARLGLKVAHEDAAHPLLEKLGALPATPRAVLTTPQVRAAVAASLDDGGALGWEEDALDAEELADTVLALVRDAGLAPGDEPWLGALALPDEDGELAPAGELVFPGSPFARVIREDELAAVEQELADKWGEQPLTACGVLATFALVRATDVVLDPDELEPREGDFAEPDDAGLLDAVDVWCEDILDRFPDSPVPPVATELVAVRDLDLVDDDHWPEALALLARPPLRDALTQPVRVLLPDGTHEVVRPYTAWWLRGHPVLDGRRPAGLLAAGGDPLLRGLYDEADATGFEDEQVLRALGVRTSVGALLDEPGGAAELLGRLADPDRPVTGTQLHGLYGALADTDPEQVTLPDEVRAVRDGRVTVVDAADAVVVDSPDLLPFTSGVPLLPVRPARAAELAELFQVRRLSESVTGEVHSEGAEHDVPDPVRVLLGPRTPETYVEHDELVVDGVEIDWRLTDDGVLHAATLEGVAAGLAWAARQWPRRFEVAALLEDPSRTEELARDRWFD
- a CDS encoding MFS transporter translates to MGGAARSVGRALHLPVTGAARGIRRVTHAHGAGESGLGKLIELHAVNGAGDVMITVALASTVFFSVPTDEARGRVALYLAITMAPFTVLAPVIGPLLDRLPHGRRAAMAAAMLARVLLALLISGAVATGSLELYPAALGVLVASKAYGVVRSAVVPRLLPPLFSLVKANSRVTLAGLLATGVAAPIAAGLHRLGDPWPLYGASVIFAAGTALSFSLPPKVDSARGEAPALLAAEETRLPRTKVKRPGLRTVGPAVTHALGANAALRCLSGFLIFFLAFLLREHPLGGRSAVVSLGLVGVAAGAGNALGTAVGAWLRSRAPEIIIVTVVAAALGMALVAAAFFGAVLVTCLAAVAGFAQALAKLALDALIQRDVPELVRSSAFARSETLLQMAWVFGGAVGIVMPLNGTVGLLAGAAFVAVGWLSTLRGLIASARYGGRPRARVA
- a CDS encoding HAD-IC family P-type ATPase translates to MSHIDAGAELDPVHPVALPRTRATGLTGAEVAERRARGQVNDVPVRSSRSLGEIVRANVFTRFNAIIGVLWVITLFVAPIQDSLFGFVILANTGIGIVQEWRAKQTLDSLAVIGEARPTVRRDGEAVEIGTDEIVLDDLIEIGPGDKIVVDGACAEADGLEIDESLLTGEADPVVKRPGDPVMSGSFVVAGGGAFAATKVGRGAYAVKLAEEASRFTLVHSELRTGISTILKYVTWMMVPAAIGLVVTQLVVKNDDLKGAVARTIGGIVPMVPEGLVLLTSVAFAIGVIRLGRKQCLVQELPAIEGLARVDTVCLDKTGTLTEGGMDVTELRTLDGAQESYVRKVLGALGESDPRPNASLQAIIDAYPDNEEWRCVESLPFSSARKYSGAAFSEGDGETSTWLLGAPDVLLGADDPALAETERLNEQGLRVLLLARARRDLDDAAPAKGARPTALVVLEQRLRPDAADTLRYFADQRVSAKVISGDNAVSVGAVAAKLGLDGTATDARRLPEDTAEMAQVLDEGTVFGRVTPQQKRDMVGALQSRGHTVAMTGDGVNDVLALKDADIGVAMGSGSEATRAVAQIVLLDNSFASLPSVVGEGRRVIGNITRVATLFLVKTVYSVLLAVLVVCWQVEYPFLPRHLTLLSTLTIGVPAFFLALAPNNERARPHFVHQVMRYSIPGGVVAGVATFVTYLIARHYYTGPGQLAAETSAATLTLFLISMWVLSIVARPYTWWRVVLVASMALAFLLVLVVPALQDFFAVRLVGLAMPWTAVAVSVVAAAALEFLWKWVDRRFPA
- a CDS encoding GNAT family N-acetyltransferase; its protein translation is MTPVRLARDSDLPGFLALAAEVEHWFGPMVDDPGFTEAVERSIGRGAALVAQAASGELLGALLFGGNPPVHQVHWLVVTERARGEGVGRALLADAIHRFVRPPATIEVVTFGPDHPGAAASGARAFYETLAFTPAEAAAPGPEGGSRQVYRRTLA
- a CDS encoding DUF3027 domain-containing protein — protein: MSAATTRSRTPDRLCAEAVDLARAAAEEAAAPGVVGEHSGCVSEGDRVVTHFFACKEPGYRGWRWAVTVARASRAKIVTLDEVVLLPGRDALLAPEWVPWSERLRPGDLGPGDLLPTDQDDLRLEPGYAGDDQPPADSAVSEEMAELAEAEDADVSPGAPAVQPTVPMRGSIASVAEELGMRRARVLSRYGLHSAADRWEESFGPKTPMAQAAPATCLTCGFLAPIGGSLGQAFGVCANEFAPADGRVVSLAYGCGGHSEAAVMPKPPQPAAPVIDETRVEPFPLHPARDSGSVPETADEETAELGHS